One segment of Methylocella silvestris BL2 DNA contains the following:
- a CDS encoding sigma-70 family RNA polymerase sigma factor: MRVEDREKQWRLLMLSANGGDAAAYRNLLVQLTPALRAFARRGVARAGAALTDAEDIVQETLLAVHLKRQTWDEQAPLSPWLFAIARHKLIDALRRRGRRIELSIDDFAESLPSADAGSDSIVSDVKRHLEELPPGQRKVVNCIAVEGVSIDEAASRLSMSNGAVRVALHRGLAALAAKFRSVES; encoded by the coding sequence GTGCGCGTCGAGGACCGCGAAAAGCAATGGCGCCTGCTCATGCTGTCGGCCAATGGGGGCGACGCCGCGGCCTATCGGAATTTGCTTGTCCAGCTGACGCCGGCGCTGCGCGCCTTCGCGCGAAGGGGCGTCGCGCGCGCAGGCGCCGCGCTGACCGACGCTGAGGATATTGTGCAGGAGACCCTACTTGCGGTGCATTTGAAGCGGCAGACCTGGGATGAACAGGCGCCGCTCAGTCCGTGGCTTTTCGCCATCGCTCGTCACAAGCTGATCGATGCGTTGCGGCGGCGCGGCCGGCGAATAGAGCTGTCGATCGACGATTTCGCCGAGTCTTTGCCGAGTGCCGACGCGGGATCCGACTCGATTGTATCCGACGTCAAGCGCCACCTCGAAGAGCTGCCGCCTGGCCAGCGCAAGGTGGTGAACTGCATCGCAGTCGAGGGCGTCTCGATCGACGAGGCGGCGAGCCGCCTGTCGATGAGCAATGGCGCCGTTCGCGTCGCTTTGCATCGGGGCCTTGCGGCCCTTGCGGCAAAATTCAGGAGTGTTGAATCATGA
- a CDS encoding DUF2282 domain-containing protein, with the protein MSANTSLTASALAGAFAAALSLIASQASAGPVEPQPGKDKCYGISLKGHNDCAAGAGTSCAGTSKVDYDGGAWKYVAKGACDTIKTPHGTGSLAPTKS; encoded by the coding sequence ATGTCCGCCAACACCAGTTTGACCGCTTCCGCTCTCGCCGGCGCTTTTGCCGCCGCTCTGTCCCTTATTGCGTCGCAGGCCTCGGCCGGCCCGGTCGAGCCGCAGCCGGGCAAGGACAAATGCTACGGGATCTCGCTGAAAGGCCACAATGATTGCGCGGCGGGCGCCGGAACCTCCTGCGCCGGCACCTCCAAGGTCGATTATGACGGCGGCGCCTGGAAATATGTCGCCAAAGGCGCCTGCGACACTATCAAGACGCCGCATGGAACGGGTTCGCTCGCTCCCACCAAATCCTGA
- the chrA gene encoding chromate efflux transporter, with amino-acid sequence MSVNFRPQETMAPPAPPTFAEAARVWAKIGLLSFGGPAGQIALMHKELVEERRWIGEQRFLHALNYCMVLPGPEAQQLAVYIGWLMHRAPGGLVAGVLFVLPGAVVMLALSIIYALTRTAPVVDALFFGVKAAVLAVVVEAMLRIARRALKNRAMVAIAAAAFLGLYVFHIPFPLIILAAGALGWIGARYAPELFIARGHGSAGSAPDLKGVVDGMFERGEMAHTEPSLARALRVLAVWLPIWLGPVAALWILTGWSSVWTQIGAFFSSMAVVTFGGAYAVLAYVAQAAVVAFGWLAPGEMVDGLGLAETTPGPLVMVLQFVGFLAAYRAPGALTPLLAGALGALLTSWVTFAPCFLWIFLGGPYIEALRDNKGISAALSAITAAVVGVIMNLALWFALHVIFREAWRFDFLGISPDLPVIASIDWRAALLSMAALVAMLRFKIGMAPTLLACAAGGAVLLKLTAAG; translated from the coding sequence ATGTCCGTCAATTTCAGGCCGCAGGAAACGATGGCTCCGCCCGCGCCTCCGACGTTTGCGGAGGCCGCGAGGGTCTGGGCCAAAATCGGCCTGCTGAGCTTCGGCGGCCCGGCCGGCCAGATCGCCTTGATGCATAAGGAGCTTGTCGAAGAGCGCCGCTGGATTGGCGAGCAGCGCTTTCTGCATGCTCTCAACTATTGCATGGTGTTGCCGGGTCCCGAGGCGCAGCAGCTTGCTGTCTACATCGGCTGGCTGATGCATCGCGCGCCCGGCGGCCTCGTCGCCGGCGTGTTGTTTGTTCTGCCCGGCGCTGTTGTGATGCTCGCCCTTAGCATCATCTACGCGCTCACTCGCACCGCCCCTGTGGTCGATGCGCTCTTTTTCGGCGTGAAGGCGGCGGTGCTTGCCGTTGTCGTCGAGGCTATGCTGCGAATCGCCCGCCGTGCGCTGAAGAATCGGGCGATGGTCGCGATCGCCGCCGCCGCCTTTCTCGGTCTCTATGTGTTTCATATTCCGTTCCCGCTGATCATTTTGGCCGCCGGCGCCCTGGGCTGGATTGGCGCCCGTTACGCTCCCGAGCTCTTCATCGCCCGCGGACATGGTTCGGCGGGTTCGGCGCCAGATCTCAAGGGGGTCGTCGACGGCATGTTTGAGCGCGGCGAGATGGCTCACACGGAGCCTTCGCTCGCGCGCGCTTTGCGCGTACTCGCCGTCTGGCTGCCGATCTGGCTTGGTCCGGTCGCAGCGCTCTGGATTCTCACTGGATGGTCCAGCGTCTGGACGCAGATCGGCGCCTTTTTCAGCTCGATGGCGGTCGTGACCTTCGGCGGCGCCTATGCGGTTCTGGCCTATGTGGCGCAAGCGGCGGTCGTCGCCTTCGGCTGGCTTGCGCCTGGCGAAATGGTCGACGGCCTCGGTCTCGCCGAGACGACGCCGGGGCCGCTGGTGATGGTGCTGCAATTTGTCGGCTTCCTCGCCGCCTATCGCGCGCCGGGCGCGCTGACCCCTCTGCTCGCTGGGGCCCTTGGCGCGCTGCTCACCAGCTGGGTGACGTTCGCGCCATGCTTTCTCTGGATCTTTCTCGGCGGCCCCTACATCGAAGCGCTGCGCGACAATAAGGGGATCTCCGCCGCCCTGTCGGCCATCACGGCGGCCGTCGTTGGCGTGATCATGAATCTTGCGTTGTGGTTTGCCTTGCACGTCATCTTTCGTGAGGCGTGGCGCTTCGATTTTCTCGGGATCAGTCCCGACCTGCCGGTGATCGCTTCGATCGATTGGCGCGCCGCGCTTCTGTCCATGGCGGCGCTGGTCGCGATGTTGCGATTCAAGATTGGCATGGCGCCGACGCTCCTCGCCTGCGCGGCCGGCGGCGCCGTGCTTTTGAAGCTGACGGCGGCGGGCTGA
- a CDS encoding DUF692 domain-containing protein, with product MNYISAPPALLPARAGVGFKPEHFDGIAAERQPLGFFEVHAENYMGAGGVPHAQLRFLRERYALSLHGVGLSIGSPEPLDRDHLSRLRRLCALYQPESFSEHLAWSSHGGVYFNDLLPLPYTEETLAGVAAHVDETQTALGGRILIENPATYVRFSQSDIPETEFLAELARRTGCGLLLDLNNVFVSARNHGESALGYLASFPLRSVGEIHLAGFFDASEEAAAPLLIDSHGATVADEVVSLFEWTIEQTGPLPTLIEWDNDVPDWPVLLAEAMKAQDRLRHAERGYARRLDRRAL from the coding sequence ATGAATTACATTTCCGCCCCGCCTGCGCTTCTTCCGGCGCGCGCCGGCGTCGGCTTCAAGCCGGAGCATTTCGACGGGATCGCCGCAGAACGGCAGCCGCTCGGCTTCTTCGAGGTTCATGCCGAAAACTACATGGGCGCGGGGGGCGTTCCCCATGCACAGCTGCGCTTCCTGCGCGAGCGCTACGCGCTTTCGCTGCATGGGGTGGGTCTCTCGATCGGCTCGCCCGAGCCGCTCGATCGCGATCACCTTTCCCGCTTGAGGCGGCTTTGCGCCCTCTATCAGCCGGAGAGCTTTTCAGAGCATCTTGCCTGGTCATCGCATGGCGGCGTGTATTTTAACGATTTGCTGCCCCTGCCCTACACGGAAGAAACCCTCGCCGGCGTCGCCGCCCACGTCGACGAGACGCAGACCGCGCTGGGTGGGCGCATCCTCATCGAAAATCCGGCGACCTACGTCCGCTTTTCGCAAAGCGACATTCCCGAAACGGAATTTTTGGCCGAGCTCGCACGGCGCACGGGGTGCGGTCTGCTGCTTGATCTCAACAATGTATTTGTCAGCGCGCGCAATCACGGCGAGTCGGCGCTCGGCTATCTCGCCAGCTTTCCGCTGCGCAGCGTGGGCGAGATTCATCTTGCCGGATTTTTCGACGCCAGCGAGGAGGCGGCCGCGCCTTTGCTCATCGATTCGCATGGGGCGACGGTGGCAGACGAGGTCGTCTCCTTGTTCGAGTGGACAATCGAACAAACCGGACCTCTGCCGACGCTGATCGAATGGGACAATGACGTTCCGGACTGGCCCGTGCTGCTTGCCGAGGCGATGAAAGCGCAAGACCGGCTTCGCCATGCCGAACGCGGCTATGCGCGGCGACTTGACCGGAGAGCGTTATGA
- a CDS encoding DNA-binding domain-containing protein, which translates to MSSLAGDFAAALRDPLATLPAALSAHAAPAASKRFAVYRNNVAVSLIGALEARFPATRRLVGDEFFRAMACLYIKAQPPRSPLMMRYGDELPGFIASFEPAAEIVYLADIARLEAARTQAYHAADAEPLELSALAALDPESLARLRLAPHPSLDIVESAFPIVTIWASCTGEAPLTAIEDWRCETALIARPRLEVEVRRAPPGAAAFLEALGRGMSFGEAANSAAARAKDFDLTLMIASLIGGGLVVSADGAKRMETIHGYHA; encoded by the coding sequence ATGTCTAGCCTTGCGGGCGATTTCGCCGCCGCGTTGCGCGATCCGCTCGCCACGCTGCCCGCTGCGCTTTCGGCTCACGCCGCTCCGGCGGCATCGAAGCGCTTTGCTGTCTATCGCAACAATGTCGCGGTGAGTTTGATCGGCGCGCTAGAGGCGCGTTTCCCGGCGACGCGCCGTCTCGTCGGAGATGAATTTTTTCGCGCCATGGCGTGTCTCTATATCAAGGCGCAGCCGCCGCGTTCGCCGCTGATGATGCGCTATGGCGACGAATTGCCGGGCTTCATCGCGAGTTTCGAGCCGGCCGCCGAGATCGTTTATCTTGCCGATATCGCGCGCCTCGAGGCCGCGCGCACGCAAGCCTATCACGCCGCCGACGCCGAGCCGCTCGAATTGTCAGCCCTCGCGGCGCTCGATCCCGAGAGTCTCGCGCGTCTGCGCCTCGCGCCGCATCCGTCGCTGGACATTGTCGAATCGGCGTTTCCGATCGTCACCATCTGGGCAAGCTGCACCGGCGAAGCGCCTTTGACGGCGATCGAGGATTGGCGCTGCGAAACCGCCCTCATCGCGCGGCCGCGGCTTGAAGTCGAGGTCCGCCGCGCTCCGCCTGGCGCAGCGGCGTTCCTCGAAGCTTTAGGGCGCGGCATGAGTTTCGGTGAGGCCGCCAATAGCGCCGCCGCTCGCGCGAAAGATTTCGACCTCACTCTCATGATCGCCAGTCTGATCGGCGGCGGGCTCGTCGTCTCAGCGGACGGCGCCAAACGGATGGAGACAATTCATGGATATCACGCATAG
- a CDS encoding DoxX family protein codes for MDITHRISEPAVPVRAIQIFIDLLNRIPQSFLSLCARVFPAAVFWMSGETKVDGWHLSDSAVDLFRDEYRLPLIDPSIAAHLSAFAEHFFPFLLVVGLASRFAALALLGMTLVIEIFVYPDAWPTHGVWATCFLVVIARGPGVFSLDHLIARRYGAK; via the coding sequence ATGGATATCACGCATAGAATTTCCGAGCCGGCCGTCCCCGTGCGGGCGATCCAAATCTTCATCGACCTTCTCAACCGAATTCCGCAATCCTTCCTTTCGCTCTGCGCGCGCGTGTTTCCCGCCGCCGTGTTCTGGATGTCCGGCGAGACCAAGGTCGATGGCTGGCATCTTAGCGACAGCGCCGTCGATTTATTCCGCGACGAATACAGGCTGCCCCTGATCGATCCGTCGATCGCGGCGCATCTTTCGGCCTTCGCGGAGCATTTCTTTCCGTTCCTGCTCGTCGTCGGCCTCGCTTCGCGCTTCGCCGCGCTCGCTTTGCTTGGAATGACGCTTGTCATTGAAATCTTCGTCTACCCCGACGCATGGCCGACACATGGCGTGTGGGCGACATGCTTTCTTGTGGTCATCGCCCGCGGCCCGGGCGTTTTTTCGCTGGATCATCTGATCGCCCGGCGCTACGGGGCCAAATAG
- a CDS encoding NrsF family protein: protein MKTSELINAISEDREMPLAPGRALCLALIPGLAVAIALFSRFGPRPHFLSLLADPRFSLKLLVCYLLAALAGLFVLRLFRPGGSWRGALFLLALPPALLGVGVIFELFVVSPANWETTMIGHNAMFCLKTIPLLGIAPLIAILVALRNGAPERPAVAGAGAGLFAGAIGAALYASHCPDDSPLFVAVWYPIAIAFLTALGAAVGARLLRW, encoded by the coding sequence ATGAAGACGAGCGAGCTTATCAACGCGATTTCCGAGGACAGGGAGATGCCCCTGGCCCCTGGCCGCGCGTTGTGCCTCGCGCTGATTCCAGGCCTCGCTGTCGCGATCGCGCTGTTCTCGCGTTTCGGCCCGCGGCCGCATTTCCTGTCGTTGCTCGCCGACCCGCGCTTTTCCCTGAAGCTGCTGGTTTGCTATCTGCTCGCGGCGCTCGCCGGCCTTTTCGTCCTTCGCCTGTTCCGTCCGGGCGGGTCGTGGCGGGGCGCTCTGTTTCTGCTGGCGCTGCCGCCGGCGCTGCTTGGGGTCGGCGTTATCTTCGAATTATTCGTCGTCAGCCCGGCCAATTGGGAAACGACGATGATCGGACACAACGCCATGTTCTGCCTGAAGACTATTCCGCTCCTTGGCATCGCGCCGCTCATCGCCATCCTCGTGGCGTTGCGCAACGGCGCGCCGGAGCGCCCGGCCGTCGCCGGCGCGGGCGCTGGCCTGTTCGCCGGGGCGATCGGCGCGGCGCTCTACGCCTCCCATTGCCCCGATGATTCGCCGCTGTTCGTGGCGGTCTGGTATCCGATCGCGATCGCTTTCCTGACGGCGCTCGGCGCGGCGGTCGGGGCGCGTCTTTTGCGCTGGTAA